The Lycium barbarum isolate Lr01 chromosome 10, ASM1917538v2, whole genome shotgun sequence genome includes a region encoding these proteins:
- the LOC132614968 gene encoding RING-H2 finger protein ATL54-like, protein MALYNRKMLVITTKKMAICVNCLTEKCPDECGVMVPVLSPPSNPVRSESNHMPYYFIILLCVLGAIFVFICYMITLKKYKMNTPRSNDNLDRNSEDFVDENNGSVVDNPIWYIHTIGLPKSVIDLIPEFKYNKVENLVEGIDCSVCLTEFEEDEKLRLLPKCSHAFHVTCIDTWLSSHTNCPLCRAPIVSDLNAALGLNNIVNDSISIEVNNPVENGSTRDGLENQESDEGGNRDALSNEEGKNVGILEKMICVVDERGKGLRVFSDLAEHRVKVNDKMQPDWGSVSMDSFVVSVTQLNLGNGEGCSNSGDQPVEGKTESSDTGAKRRNSSLYEAMKSSSFGRSLQKVPICVKRSFSSTSGKCSISTSDKEVKKPNEEGKIAGILEKMNRAVDERGKGLRVFSDLAEHRVKVNNKMQPDRRSVSMDSFVVSLTQFNPGNGEGCSNSGDQPVEGKFENSDTAAKQGNRNSSLYEAMKSSSFGRSLQKVPICMKRSFSSTSGKCCSISTNDKEKEVKNQDNQCK, encoded by the coding sequence ATGGCTTTATATAATAGGAAGATGTTAGTTATAACTACAAAAAAAATGGCTatttgtgtgaattgtttaacaGAAAAATGTCCTGATGAATGTGGGGTGATGGTTCCTGTTTTGTCACCACCTTCTAATCCTGTTAGAAGTGAAAGCAATCATATGCCTTATTATTTTATAATCTTGCTTTGTGTTCTTGGAGCAATATTTGTGTTCATTTGTTATATGATTACTCTTAAGAAGTACAAAATGAATACACCAAGAAGTAATGACAATTTGGATAGAAATAGTGAAGATTTTGTTGATGAGAATAATGGATCAGTTGTGGATAATCCTATTTGGTATATACATACAATTGGACTGCCTAAATCTGTTATTGATTTGATACCTGAGTTTAAGTATAATAAGGTTGAAAATTTGGTTGAAGGGATTGATTGTTCTGTTTGTTTAACTGAATTTGAAGAAGATGAGAAGCTTAGGCTATTGCCTAAATGTAGCCATGCTTTTCATGTTACCTGTATTGATACTTGGTTGAGTTCACATACGAATTGTCCGTTGTGTCGTGCTCCTATTGTTTCGGACTTAAATGCTGCACTAGGATTGAACAATATTGTAAATGACTCCATATCAATTGAGGTCAATAATCCAGTGGAGAACGGAAGTACTCGTGATGGCTTGGAAAATCAAGAATCGGATGAGGGGGGAAATCGCGATGCCTTGTCGAATGAAGAAGGAAAAAATGTGGGAATTTTGGAGAaaatgatttgtgttgttgatgaaaggGGAAAAGGGTTGCGAGTATTCAGTGATTTAGCTGAGCACCGGGTGAAAGTAAATGATAAAATGCAGCCCGATTGGGGGTCAGTTTCAATGGATTCGTTTGTTGTTTCGGTGACTCAACTGAATTTGGGAAATGGCGAAGGGTGTTCGAATTCGGGTGATCAACCGGTTGAAGGGAAGACGGAAAGTTCTGATACAGGTGCGAAGAGAAGAAACTCGAGCTTATATGAAGCGATGAAGAGTTCTTCGTTTGGACGTTCTTTGCAAAAAGTGCCGATTTGTGTGAAGAGGTCCTTTTCTTCTACTAGTGGGAAGTGTTCGATATCGACAAGTGACAAAGAGGTGAAGAAGCCAAATGAAGAAGGAAAAATTGCAGGAATTTTGGAGAAAATGAATCGTGCTGTTGATGAAAGGGGAAAAGGGTTGCGAGTATTTAGTGATTTAGCTGAGCACCGTGTGAAAGTAAACAATAAAATGCAGCCCGATCGGAGGTCAGTTTCAATGGATTCATTTGTTGTTTCGCTGACTCAATTTAATCCTGGAAATGGCGAAGGGTGTTCGAATTCGGGTGATCAACCAGTTGAAGGGAAGTTTGAAAATTCAGATACAGCTGCGAAACAAGGGAATAGAAACTCGAGCTTATATGAAGCGATGAAGAGTTCTTCCTTCGGTCGTTCTCTGCAAAAAGTGCCTATTTGTATGAAAAGGTCCTTTTCTTCTACTAGTGGGAAGTGTTGTTCGATATCCACAAATGATAAAGAGAAAGAGGTTAAGAACCAAGACAATCAATGTAAGTGA